A region of Lycium barbarum isolate Lr01 chromosome 1, ASM1917538v2, whole genome shotgun sequence DNA encodes the following proteins:
- the LOC132611271 gene encoding uncharacterized protein LOC132611271 codes for MKAVATKLSSWSREVYGDIFKDVKEAQKNINELERKYIEDNNEENRSVVNKARDEHTKFYQECKGSYRILDQIPQLITDDITRMLTAKPTKHEVRIAVKTIDPDSAPGPNVFGAKFYQVCIDLIKPELHNAIIEVFEGAHIPSKIIAKIRSNRISQVLPRIISPNQSVFIQGRSITDNILLAQELNYEETGFNGIRNGFFKSNRGHRQGDHLSPVMFVIIAELLSIMLNNLSLDENYSGYYSPTRGPSITHLAFEDDVILFPSGQLINKHKSCVAQPHRAQTQSGSTNWNAHTGLANKVPWLPFIC; via the exons ATGAAAGCAGTTGCTACAAAACTTAGCTCCTGGTCCAGAGAAGTTTATGGTGATATCTTTAAAGATGTAAAGGAGGCACAGAAAAACATTAATGAATTGGAAAGAAAATACATAGAGGATAACAATGAGGAAAATAGGAGTGTTGTGAATAAAGCAAGGGATGAGCATACAAAATT TTACCAAGAATGCAAAGGAAGTTACAGAATACTAGACCAGATCCCACAATTGATCACAGATGACATTACCAGGATGCTCACAGCCAAACCTACTAAGCATGAGGTGAGAATTGCAGTAAAAACCATTGATCCAGATAGTGCTCCAGGTCCAAATGTATTTGGAGCAAAATTCTACCAGGTTTGCATAGATTTAATCAAACCAGAACTTCATAATGCAATTATAGAGGTCTTTGAAGGTGCTCATATTCCAAG TAAGATAATTGCTAAAATCCGATCCAACAGAATTAGTCAAGTCCTTCCCCGCATTATTTCCCCCAACCAGAGTGTCTTTATTCAGGGAAGATCAATTACTGATAACATCTTACTTGCTCAGGAATTA AATTATGAGGAAACTGGGTTCAATGGGATCAGAAATGGTTTCTTTAAATCTAATAGGGGCCACAGGCAAGGAGACCATTTGTCCCCAGTTATGTTTGTTATTATTGCTGAACTGCTTTCTATAATGCTTAACAACCTTTCTTTAGATGAGAATTACTCAGGTTACTACAGTCCAACCAGAGGACCAAGCATCACTCATCTTGCATTTGAAGATGATGTGATACTTTTCCCTTCTG GACAGCTAATAAACAAACACAAGAGTTGTGTGGCACAACCACATAGAGCTCAAACACAGAGTGGTTCAACTAACTGGAATGCACATACAGGACTGGCCAATAAAGTACCTTGGTTGCCCTTTATTTGTTAG